A single Nocardioides sp. JS614 DNA region contains:
- a CDS encoding slipin family protein, with amino-acid sequence MTFLVVALTILAVLAALAIASTRVVKQYERGVIYRLGRVLRNPMRPGLVFIVPFVDRLQKVNMQIVTMPVPAQDGITRDNVTVRVDAVVYFRVIDPIRAGVDVQDYLSAIGQVAQTSLRSIIGKSDLDDLLCDREKLNQGMELMIDSPAGGWGIHIERVEIKDVALPESMKRSMSRQAEAERERRARVITANGELQASEQLAQAAEVMAEHPAALQLRLLQTVVEVAAEKNSTLVLPFPVELLRFLERTTPPEQTPTPAEIIAAEPTPARMLDLSTATLEHALVRVPVQSDARSRALGIMPGQCG; translated from the coding sequence ATGACTTTCCTAGTTGTCGCCCTCACGATCCTGGCGGTGCTTGCAGCCCTTGCCATCGCAAGCACTCGTGTGGTCAAGCAATACGAACGCGGAGTGATCTATCGACTCGGTCGAGTCCTGCGCAACCCTATGCGTCCAGGTCTGGTGTTCATCGTCCCGTTCGTCGATCGCCTGCAGAAGGTCAATATGCAGATCGTGACAATGCCCGTTCCGGCCCAGGACGGGATCACTCGCGACAACGTCACGGTGCGGGTCGATGCGGTGGTCTACTTCCGAGTGATCGACCCCATCCGAGCGGGCGTGGATGTGCAGGACTACCTCTCGGCGATCGGCCAAGTCGCCCAGACGTCACTTCGGTCCATCATCGGCAAGAGCGATCTGGACGACCTGCTGTGTGACCGGGAGAAGCTCAACCAGGGCATGGAGCTGATGATCGACAGTCCCGCCGGCGGGTGGGGCATCCACATCGAGCGCGTGGAGATCAAGGATGTCGCGCTGCCGGAATCGATGAAGCGCTCGATGTCGCGGCAGGCCGAGGCTGAACGTGAACGCCGAGCCAGAGTCATCACCGCCAACGGCGAACTACAAGCCTCCGAACAGCTCGCCCAGGCCGCCGAAGTCATGGCCGAACATCCCGCCGCCCTGCAGCTAAGGCTCCTCCAGACCGTGGTCGAGGTAGCTGCGGAAAAGAACTCCACGCTGGTGCTGCCCTTCCCCGTCGAACTGCTGCGCTTCCTCGAGCGAACAACCCCACCTGAGCAGACGCCGACGCCGGCAGAGATCATCGCCGCCGAGCCGACGCCAGCACGCATGCTCGACCTCTCCACCGCCACTCTGGAACACGCTCTTGTGCGCGTGCCCGTCCAGTCCGACGCCCGGTCTCGAGCTCTGGGGATCATGCCCGGCCAGTGTGGCTGA
- a CDS encoding DUF488 domain-containing protein, whose translation MTRRPDVRLRRIYDDPTDDDGMRVLVDRRWPRGVSKVRADLDEWCSAVSPSDALRKWYGHVPERFDEFEARYLDELEDPQRASALAHLRAMAARGRLTLLTATRDLEVSQAAVLAGLLRR comes from the coding sequence GTGACCAGACGACCCGACGTCCGGCTGCGGAGGATCTACGACGATCCCACTGATGATGACGGTATGCGCGTGCTGGTCGACAGGCGCTGGCCACGGGGTGTGAGCAAGGTACGCGCAGACCTCGACGAGTGGTGCTCAGCGGTTTCCCCGTCCGATGCGCTCCGCAAGTGGTACGGCCATGTGCCAGAGCGGTTCGACGAGTTCGAAGCCCGTTACCTCGATGAGCTCGAGGACCCCCAACGCGCCTCGGCGCTGGCACATCTCAGAGCCATGGCCGCCCGGGGTCGGTTGACACTGCTGACCGCGACGCGCGATCTCGAAGTGAGTCAAGCGGCTGTGCTCGCCGGATTGCTGCGCCGCTGA
- the tal gene encoding transaldolase: MSRLHRLFDEQGQSPWLDNLTRPHLRDGTLADLVARGVRGVTANPTIVAKAIEASDAYDDQFKDLLSAGHDIEDAYWELALTDVAHALQILRPTFHHSGGHDGFVSIEVAPQWARDIEATIADARYLHERIHQPNLLVKVPATAEGVHAVEALIGEGRSINVTLVFSLTRYREILDAYLSGMEAFALHGGDLTSIRSVASFFVSRVDTEVDRRLEELGTEEALALRGRAAIAQAKLAYQLFRSTHSGPRWARLARRGAQVQRALWASTSTKNPHYPDTLYVDNLIGPDTVNTLPEPTIDAFEDHGTVVRTVDAGLADANFVMHALSRVGIDMDDVGLTLERQGLATFAASVNHVLDALDAKAHVRSAI, translated from the coding sequence ATGAGCAGACTGCACCGACTCTTCGACGAACAAGGTCAAAGCCCCTGGCTCGACAACCTCACCCGCCCCCACCTGCGAGACGGCACCCTGGCCGATCTGGTCGCACGAGGAGTGCGCGGAGTGACGGCCAACCCCACCATCGTCGCCAAGGCCATCGAAGCCTCCGACGCGTACGACGACCAGTTCAAGGACCTGCTATCGGCCGGTCACGATATCGAAGATGCCTACTGGGAACTCGCACTCACCGACGTCGCTCATGCGCTCCAGATTCTCCGCCCCACGTTCCATCACAGCGGGGGCCACGACGGCTTCGTCTCGATCGAGGTGGCACCACAGTGGGCCCGCGACATCGAGGCAACGATCGCGGACGCCCGATACCTGCACGAACGAATCCACCAACCGAACCTGCTCGTCAAGGTCCCGGCGACCGCCGAGGGCGTCCATGCGGTCGAGGCCTTGATCGGAGAAGGGCGCAGCATCAACGTCACCCTCGTCTTCTCCCTCACGCGCTACCGCGAGATCCTCGACGCCTACCTCTCTGGCATGGAAGCCTTCGCCCTACACGGCGGTGACCTCACATCAATACGAAGCGTGGCCTCCTTCTTCGTCAGCCGCGTCGACACAGAGGTCGACCGCCGCCTGGAGGAACTGGGTACCGAGGAAGCGTTGGCCCTGCGCGGCCGAGCGGCCATCGCGCAGGCCAAGCTCGCCTACCAGCTATTCCGCAGCACCCACTCCGGTCCGCGATGGGCACGACTGGCTCGACGAGGCGCCCAAGTGCAACGAGCGCTATGGGCCTCCACGTCCACGAAGAACCCGCACTATCCCGACACCCTGTACGTTGACAACCTCATCGGACCCGACACGGTGAACACGTTGCCAGAGCCCACCATCGACGCCTTCGAGGACCACGGCACCGTGGTGCGAACCGTCGACGCCGGCCTCGCGGACGCCAACTTCGTCATGCACGCGCTGTCCAGGGTGGGCATTGACATGGACGATGTCGGCCTGACCCTCGAACGACAAGGTCTCGCCACGTTTGCCGCATCGGTGAACCACGTGCTCGACGCCCTCGACGCCAAGGCACACGTCCGCTCGGCGATCTGA
- a CDS encoding universal stress protein, translated as MGYDGSPAAVAALQWAAETASLEGYSVRALIVDREERSLPVHDWEPEDGMSARVDAVLAAAGVSGAAELHSGRVVPLLLREALDATMLVVGSQGHGWAAETVQGSVSQHVARHAPCPVVVVRAAAHPNAARIVVGVDGSEESRAALEFAFRRASLTKESVVAAHAWKPGRVDLDGRGQLPHTLAKRSQAADAALAEYVAGLHTDHPDVTLEMDTMALSPALALTETSANASLVVIGSRGRGLFTGLLLGSVSHHLLHRAQCPVAVVR; from the coding sequence GTGGGCTACGACGGTTCCCCCGCTGCGGTGGCTGCCCTCCAATGGGCCGCTGAGACAGCCAGTTTGGAGGGATATTCCGTCCGCGCGCTCATCGTGGACCGAGAGGAGCGCTCGCTGCCGGTCCATGACTGGGAGCCTGAAGATGGGATGTCCGCACGTGTGGACGCGGTCTTGGCCGCAGCCGGAGTCAGCGGCGCGGCCGAGCTGCACTCCGGCCGCGTGGTGCCCCTCCTTTTGCGAGAGGCCCTCGATGCGACCATGCTGGTCGTCGGAAGCCAGGGGCACGGATGGGCCGCCGAGACAGTCCAGGGCTCGGTGAGCCAGCATGTGGCCAGACACGCGCCATGCCCGGTGGTCGTCGTGCGTGCCGCGGCACACCCGAACGCAGCCCGCATCGTCGTCGGAGTCGATGGCTCCGAGGAGAGCCGCGCGGCACTCGAGTTCGCCTTCCGCCGGGCCAGCCTCACCAAGGAGTCTGTGGTGGCTGCACACGCCTGGAAGCCCGGACGCGTCGACCTGGATGGGCGCGGCCAGCTCCCCCATACACTCGCCAAACGCTCGCAGGCCGCCGACGCCGCCTTGGCTGAGTACGTGGCGGGCCTGCACACCGACCATCCCGATGTGACGCTCGAGATGGACACGATGGCCCTGTCCCCGGCATTGGCCCTGACCGAGACATCCGCGAACGCATCGCTCGTCGTGATCGGATCGCGAGGACGCGGCCTGTTCACCGGGCTGCTGCTCGGATCGGTCAGCCACCACCTACTGCACCGGGCCCAGTGCCCCGTCGCGGTGGTCCGCTGA
- the gap gene encoding type I glyceraldehyde-3-phosphate dehydrogenase, whose protein sequence is MSRVAINGLGRIGRAALKLLLEFDDLDVVAVNDLADIENLAYLIRYDTVYGRYHREVACEADALIIDGREIRVLAEADPANLPWRDLNVDLVLECTGVFRHEDDLRRHIQAGASFVVLSAPTTSEAVPTVVHGVNAAHGDARVISCASCTTNCITPIVEVARRRLAAERAVMTTVHAYTATQHLVDGPSKTFRQGRAGAVNLVPASTGAARATISAVPQLAGRFDGIAIRVPIPVGSIADIVFVAGRSTTADEVNEVFRHEALTSRYQGILGVSEDPLVSADIIGDSRAAVLDTALTRVVDGTLVKVMAWYDNEWGFTNQMIREVRAMLGLRPSPTRPGARPVTGSHA, encoded by the coding sequence ATGTCGAGGGTGGCCATCAACGGGCTCGGAAGAATCGGTCGTGCCGCCCTCAAGCTCTTGCTGGAGTTTGACGACCTCGACGTAGTCGCCGTCAACGATCTCGCTGACATTGAGAACCTTGCTTACCTGATCCGTTACGACACGGTCTACGGCCGCTACCACCGCGAGGTTGCCTGCGAGGCGGACGCGTTGATTATCGACGGCCGCGAGATCCGAGTCCTCGCGGAAGCAGATCCGGCGAACCTGCCGTGGCGGGACCTCAATGTTGATCTGGTATTGGAGTGCACGGGGGTGTTCAGGCACGAGGATGACCTGAGGAGGCACATCCAGGCGGGAGCGTCGTTCGTCGTCTTGTCGGCGCCGACGACCTCGGAAGCGGTTCCCACCGTCGTGCACGGAGTGAACGCGGCACACGGCGACGCACGGGTGATTTCCTGCGCCAGCTGTACCACCAACTGCATTACCCCGATCGTGGAGGTCGCGCGTCGGCGGCTCGCGGCAGAGCGCGCCGTCATGACAACGGTGCACGCCTACACCGCCACCCAGCATCTGGTCGACGGACCGAGCAAGACCTTCCGCCAGGGTCGGGCGGGCGCCGTCAACCTGGTCCCCGCCTCAACCGGTGCCGCGAGGGCGACCATCAGCGCCGTACCGCAGCTCGCCGGCCGATTCGACGGGATCGCGATACGGGTGCCGATCCCAGTCGGATCGATCGCCGATATCGTCTTCGTCGCAGGGCGGTCCACGACGGCCGACGAGGTCAATGAGGTGTTCCGTCACGAGGCCCTAACCTCCCGGTATCAAGGCATCCTCGGGGTATCGGAGGACCCGCTTGTTTCCGCCGACATCATTGGGGACTCTCGTGCGGCGGTCCTCGACACTGCTCTGACGCGGGTCGTAGATGGCACCCTGGTCAAGGTCATGGCCTGGTACGACAACGAGTGGGGCTTCACCAATCAAATGATCCGAGAGGTTCGGGCGATGCTTGGTCTGCGTCCTTCGCCAACCCGCCCTGGGGCACGCCCTGTCACCGGGAGCCACGCTTAG
- a CDS encoding glycoside hydrolase family 15 protein gives MSPDLPIEDYGLLGDTRTAALVSSHGSIDWMCFPRFDSQPVFGRLIGGPAAGSYRLGPAGPATLISRRYHDHSATIETTWRTTAGRLTLTEGMVAEVSGQLLPSTMLVRRVTAPDAPVDAVIEIDLRLGDGHQRPRTQFRGNALVCDWRGLATALTTSSNMTVEPSVPHIVTVTPGRPFTAVLSFAEREPFVHIDPDAAYDVLERDELRWQAWSRDIDPDLPHRDAVVRSLLTLRLLTYSPSGAPVAAPTASLPEDLGGVRNWDYRYAWPRDASIGIGAFLGVGKHDEARAFLAWLLSGTRLDRPRLPVLLTLHGKTPTHERTLPGWPGYASSAPVRIGNAAADQHQLDGYGWVIDAAWLLTQAGHRLYSETWRTMSGFADTVASRWREPDAGIWEVRTDPAHHVHSKMMAWLALDRALRIAASHRTSAVRLTRWALARAALHQEISQRGFNPDTSTYTRTYGSADTDAALLILPLLNFDPPDSPRVRGTIDAITRDLDAGTPLLYRYPPGQDGLPGKDGAFLPCSFWLVQALARTGRQEEAEELFQELLTLASPLGLYAEEMDPVTRHHLGNYPQSLTHAAVVQAALALRDGAAGIP, from the coding sequence ATGTCTCCTGACCTGCCAATCGAGGACTACGGCCTGCTCGGAGACACCCGGACCGCCGCGCTGGTGAGCTCGCACGGATCCATTGACTGGATGTGCTTCCCGCGGTTCGATAGCCAGCCCGTCTTCGGCCGACTCATCGGCGGACCCGCCGCGGGCAGCTACCGCCTCGGTCCGGCGGGACCGGCGACGCTGATCAGCCGCCGGTACCACGACCACTCCGCCACCATCGAGACGACCTGGCGAACCACTGCAGGACGACTCACCCTCACCGAAGGCATGGTCGCCGAGGTCAGCGGCCAGCTCCTGCCCTCGACCATGCTCGTGCGACGCGTGACCGCCCCTGATGCCCCGGTCGATGCCGTCATCGAGATCGACCTCCGCCTCGGTGACGGGCACCAGCGCCCGCGCACCCAGTTCCGTGGCAACGCCTTGGTCTGTGACTGGCGCGGGCTCGCCACTGCCCTGACAACCAGCTCGAACATGACCGTCGAACCCAGCGTCCCCCACATCGTGACCGTCACCCCCGGTCGCCCTTTCACCGCCGTACTGAGCTTCGCGGAGCGAGAGCCCTTCGTCCACATCGATCCGGACGCCGCCTACGACGTACTCGAACGTGACGAACTGCGCTGGCAGGCATGGTCGCGCGACATCGACCCCGACCTACCCCACCGCGACGCCGTAGTCCGCAGCCTGCTCACCCTTCGCCTGCTGACCTACTCACCCTCCGGCGCTCCGGTCGCTGCACCGACCGCCTCCCTTCCGGAAGACCTCGGCGGCGTGCGCAACTGGGACTACCGGTACGCGTGGCCGCGAGACGCCAGCATCGGCATCGGCGCGTTCCTGGGAGTCGGCAAACATGACGAGGCGCGTGCCTTCCTGGCCTGGCTGCTCAGCGGCACTCGCCTCGACCGTCCCCGACTACCCGTGCTGCTCACCCTGCACGGCAAAACCCCGACGCACGAACGGACACTTCCGGGCTGGCCCGGATACGCCAGCAGCGCACCCGTCCGGATCGGCAACGCTGCCGCCGACCAACACCAGCTCGACGGGTACGGCTGGGTGATCGACGCCGCGTGGCTGCTCACCCAGGCAGGGCACCGGCTCTACTCCGAGACCTGGCGCACCATGTCCGGATTCGCCGACACCGTCGCGAGCCGGTGGCGCGAACCGGACGCCGGAATCTGGGAGGTGCGCACTGATCCCGCCCACCACGTGCACTCCAAGATGATGGCTTGGCTGGCTCTCGACCGCGCACTCCGTATCGCCGCAAGCCACCGAACGAGCGCGGTGCGACTCACTCGATGGGCCCTCGCCCGTGCGGCCCTGCACCAAGAGATCTCGCAGCGCGGCTTCAACCCCGACACGAGCACCTACACGCGCACCTACGGATCGGCCGATACCGACGCCGCACTGCTGATCCTTCCGCTGCTCAACTTCGACCCACCAGACTCCCCACGTGTCCGCGGAACGATCGACGCCATCACCCGCGACCTCGACGCCGGCACACCTCTCCTGTACCGATACCCACCTGGACAAGACGGGCTTCCTGGTAAGGACGGCGCCTTCCTGCCGTGCTCATTCTGGCTCGTCCAAGCGCTCGCCCGAACCGGACGACAAGAAGAGGCGGAGGAGCTTTTCCAAGAACTCCTGACGCTGGCAAGCCCCCTTGGGCTATACGCAGAAGAGATGGATCCCGTTACGCGTCACCACCTCGGCAACTACCCCCAGTCCCTCACCCACGCAGCCGTGGTTCAGGCGGCGCTCGCCCTCCGAGACGGCGCGGCCGGAATCCCCTAG
- a CDS encoding TraR/DksA family transcriptional regulator — MTTSDASSLNAFTNMHDYLATVEDARRRQLDALPTRTLDPVEAAHRAAVEQIVDEVVTARHRLTVGLYGVCTGCEEPIATERLEFRPWATTCIKCSQR; from the coding sequence ATGACCACTTCCGATGCATCATCACTGAACGCATTCACCAACATGCACGACTACCTCGCGACGGTCGAGGACGCGCGCCGCCGCCAGCTCGACGCGCTCCCCACCCGCACTCTCGACCCTGTCGAAGCCGCGCACCGAGCGGCCGTTGAGCAGATCGTCGATGAGGTCGTCACCGCTCGGCACCGCCTCACGGTCGGGCTGTATGGCGTCTGCACCGGCTGCGAGGAACCGATTGCCACGGAACGCTTGGAGTTCCGGCCGTGGGCAACCACGTGCATAAAGTGTTCGCAGCGCTAG
- a CDS encoding PGN_0703 family putative restriction endonuclease codes for MTSTQQDLIDAACWFDSDKAGGTEMTAFKREARWRQHRWAVDELAIATFGTHPGRRAHPDIPPEDIENGTKLLHLDAEAGSNFLTPAIHQTAKDRVGAKQDHETLDDRRLHRDLLSSMPMAFNLFGEASQPENDVSRERLAELFGVAAGSSSDIIFEWSPARRSAKYTRDRTAFDIALRLGDPAGTRTVIGIETKYHEHSAKEKKPSASKPDAVKRYEEQTAFLVGIADHSEVFKPGWGEKVLNTDLRQIWRDHLLALSMRQQPDEWTKQTRYVLLYPSRNGSFRDAALAYTQLLVDGDTSFQAHTIDEVIDAAFAHGGATKDKFRRRYLWWVEG; via the coding sequence GTGACCTCTACACAACAAGACCTGATCGACGCTGCCTGCTGGTTCGACAGTGACAAGGCTGGCGGCACCGAGATGACCGCGTTCAAGCGCGAGGCGCGTTGGCGCCAACACCGCTGGGCAGTAGACGAGCTCGCTATCGCAACGTTCGGCACGCACCCCGGTAGGCGTGCCCACCCGGACATCCCGCCAGAGGACATCGAAAACGGCACCAAGTTGCTCCACCTCGATGCCGAAGCAGGGAGCAACTTCCTGACGCCTGCTATCCACCAGACCGCCAAGGACCGCGTAGGTGCCAAGCAGGATCACGAGACACTCGACGACCGGCGGCTTCATCGCGACCTGTTGTCGTCGATGCCGATGGCCTTCAACCTGTTCGGCGAGGCCTCTCAGCCCGAGAACGACGTCTCGAGAGAGCGGTTGGCCGAGCTGTTCGGAGTCGCCGCAGGGTCGTCGTCCGACATCATCTTCGAGTGGTCACCCGCGAGGCGGAGCGCGAAGTACACGCGGGACCGCACGGCCTTCGATATCGCGCTCCGGCTCGGCGACCCGGCGGGCACCAGGACCGTAATCGGGATCGAGACGAAGTACCACGAGCACTCGGCCAAGGAGAAGAAGCCCAGCGCGAGCAAGCCGGACGCTGTCAAGCGCTACGAGGAGCAGACCGCGTTCCTCGTCGGCATCGCTGACCACTCCGAGGTATTTAAGCCGGGCTGGGGGGAGAAGGTCCTCAACACTGACCTTCGGCAAATCTGGCGCGACCACCTCCTCGCGCTCTCGATGCGCCAGCAGCCGGACGAGTGGACGAAGCAGACTCGCTATGTCCTGCTATACCCGAGCCGCAACGGCAGTTTCCGAGACGCCGCCCTCGCTTACACGCAGCTCCTGGTTGACGGCGACACCTCGTTCCAGGCGCACACCATCGACGAGGTTATCGACGCTGCTTTCGCTCACGGCGGCGCGACCAAGGATAAGTTTCGCCGCCGTTACCTGTGGTGGGTCGAGGGCTGA
- a CDS encoding TY-Chap2 family putative peptide chaperone, with protein MLERTVVEAASWRLASSLARRHPELEIKREHPGGGQYDVLALRTGRGCTIMLNREGTVQVHGREDGRDPGWEPLPWDDVVPRDHRAVVAALENAAGLAYVEVAPRSTPRVLVYRTLSSLANLQVLAEPADICMGAIDTSGYGGGPADWLRDFPEIRARIDRVTDSTDVEPRFSYWHVATSNLRVAFETTTSDAWSVTGRRLTLSSTYDDLGRSMPRMLAAVLDLGTET; from the coding sequence GTGCTCGAGCGGACGGTGGTGGAGGCGGCTTCTTGGAGGCTTGCGTCGTCGCTCGCCCGGCGACACCCCGAGTTGGAGATCAAACGCGAGCATCCAGGTGGCGGGCAGTACGACGTCCTAGCCCTACGTACCGGGCGCGGGTGCACGATCATGCTTAACCGCGAAGGCACCGTGCAGGTGCATGGTCGCGAGGACGGACGAGACCCCGGCTGGGAGCCGCTGCCGTGGGATGACGTGGTCCCACGCGATCATCGTGCGGTCGTGGCAGCTCTTGAGAATGCAGCCGGCCTCGCCTACGTGGAGGTGGCGCCTCGATCGACCCCTCGTGTGTTGGTCTACCGAACGCTGTCCTCACTCGCGAACCTCCAGGTGCTGGCCGAGCCCGCCGACATCTGCATGGGAGCCATTGACACGTCGGGGTACGGAGGTGGACCCGCCGACTGGCTCCGCGACTTCCCCGAGATCCGAGCCCGCATCGACCGCGTGACTGACTCAACGGACGTCGAGCCGCGTTTCAGCTACTGGCACGTCGCGACCAGCAACCTCCGGGTCGCGTTCGAGACCACGACCAGCGACGCATGGTCGGTGACCGGGCGCCGGCTGACTCTCTCTTCGACGTACGACGACTTGGGGCGGAGCATGCCGCGGATGTTGGCAGCCGTCCTCGACCTAGGAACCGAGACGTGA
- a CDS encoding MarR family transcriptional regulator, which translates to MTVDTEGLRTLSRAAFGQTYRLEIMLAVAEAEDGLVTLTDLARALELSTSNVQVALKSLVATGLLSELPKGDNRRRYLLRNPSPAWDWARQMRTQVSIVPADR; encoded by the coding sequence ATGACGGTCGACACCGAGGGACTGCGCACCTTGTCGCGCGCTGCCTTCGGACAGACCTATCGTCTGGAGATCATGCTGGCCGTTGCGGAGGCCGAGGACGGCCTCGTAACCCTGACGGACCTCGCACGGGCACTGGAACTCTCGACGAGCAACGTCCAAGTTGCGCTGAAGAGTCTGGTCGCGACCGGCCTGTTGTCGGAGCTGCCCAAGGGCGACAACCGCCGAAGGTACCTGCTGCGAAACCCGAGCCCAGCTTGGGACTGGGCTCGGCAGATGCGCACCCAGGTGTCGATAGTTCCGGCTGACCGATGA
- a CDS encoding DUF5131 family protein: MRTKTGIEWTEVTWNPTTGCDRISEGCDNCYALAMAKRLKAMGSERYQADGDPRTSGPGFALTLHPDALAQPFRWGGSRLVFVNSMSDLFHAKVPISFVRDVFDVIARTPQHTYQLLTKRSARLPKVADKLDWPPNLWLGVSVENSDHVYRVDHLRQVPAAVRFLSCEPLIGPLPDLDLTGIGWVITGGESGPRARPLDPDWVREIRDNCVTSGVPFFHKQWGGRTPKEHGRHLDGTLWDEMPKLVTA, from the coding sequence ATGCGAACCAAGACCGGGATCGAGTGGACAGAGGTCACCTGGAACCCGACCACAGGTTGCGACCGGATCAGCGAAGGCTGCGACAACTGCTACGCGCTCGCCATGGCCAAGCGGCTCAAGGCGATGGGCTCCGAGCGCTACCAAGCGGACGGCGACCCTCGCACTTCCGGGCCAGGATTCGCGCTCACTCTCCACCCCGACGCACTCGCACAGCCGTTCCGCTGGGGCGGCAGTCGATTGGTCTTCGTCAACTCGATGAGCGACCTGTTCCACGCGAAGGTTCCGATCTCGTTCGTCCGCGACGTCTTCGACGTCATCGCACGCACGCCGCAGCACACATATCAGTTGCTGACCAAGCGGTCTGCGCGCCTACCCAAGGTCGCCGACAAGCTGGATTGGCCGCCGAACCTCTGGCTGGGCGTCAGCGTCGAGAACTCCGACCACGTCTACCGCGTAGACCACCTGAGGCAGGTGCCCGCGGCGGTGCGCTTCCTCTCCTGCGAACCGCTCATCGGCCCGCTGCCCGACTTGGATCTAACTGGCATCGGCTGGGTGATCACGGGCGGCGAGTCCGGTCCAAGAGCACGACCACTCGACCCCGACTGGGTACGAGAGATCCGAGACAACTGTGTGACGTCAGGCGTGCCGTTCTTCCACAAGCAATGGGGCGGCCGGACACCAAAGGAACACGGTCGTCACCTCGATGGCACCTTGTGGGATGAGATGCCCAAGCTCGTCACCGCTTAA
- the tcmP gene encoding three-Cys-motif partner protein TcmP, whose amino-acid sequence MAANDSFFQRKKPAAVLKHAVLAEYFNVFCAMVGGSFSGPVWLVDGYAGPGTYDADDDGETVTGSPIVALEIAEKAAQWKSPRNIRCAFIEQKPNYLKKLRSNVKPFQERGCHALVLGGEVQEQLPKAWEEVGTSPVLTLLDPFGVSMARGMMTGTLLGRSKPPSEVLLNINVEAVSRHGGYLQRGAGGTPEIKPGLSSQGVEKADLFFGGKWWRARFLDARDETSSAALAAAAVVDEYRAAIAKETGTLSISVPIRRRANRAPLFLLTLFYRHDAAGYKFADAAARASRKWRDAYRRQDLDDFFEKHDEQEMLPIMGDIIREDSASRSAAAERDLESDCISAVATNIQVLVVQSTQVAVGRNVVPILGDTLSLAGESTIRKAWDRLADAGSVDPRDKKKELWKQFIVKR is encoded by the coding sequence ATGGCGGCGAATGATTCCTTCTTCCAGAGGAAGAAGCCTGCTGCGGTGCTCAAGCACGCCGTCCTGGCCGAGTACTTCAACGTCTTCTGCGCAATGGTTGGCGGCTCGTTCTCCGGTCCCGTCTGGCTGGTGGATGGCTACGCCGGCCCCGGCACGTACGACGCGGACGACGACGGCGAGACAGTCACTGGATCGCCGATCGTCGCGCTGGAGATCGCGGAGAAGGCGGCGCAGTGGAAGTCGCCTCGCAACATCCGCTGCGCCTTCATCGAGCAGAAGCCGAACTACCTGAAAAAGCTCCGATCAAACGTCAAGCCGTTCCAGGAACGCGGCTGCCACGCCCTTGTTCTTGGCGGTGAGGTTCAAGAGCAACTGCCCAAGGCGTGGGAGGAAGTTGGCACCAGCCCGGTGCTCACGCTGCTCGACCCGTTCGGAGTCTCGATGGCACGAGGCATGATGACCGGCACCCTGCTTGGGCGGAGCAAGCCACCGTCGGAGGTGCTGCTCAATATCAACGTCGAGGCTGTCTCCCGCCACGGCGGGTATCTCCAGCGCGGCGCAGGCGGCACGCCGGAGATCAAGCCGGGGCTCTCCAGCCAAGGCGTGGAGAAGGCTGACCTCTTCTTTGGCGGCAAATGGTGGCGTGCACGGTTCCTGGATGCGCGCGACGAAACATCCTCTGCCGCGCTTGCCGCGGCCGCAGTGGTCGACGAATACCGGGCTGCGATAGCGAAGGAGACAGGGACGCTCTCGATCTCTGTACCGATCCGGCGCCGGGCGAACCGGGCGCCTCTCTTCCTGCTGACGCTCTTCTACCGACACGATGCAGCCGGATACAAGTTCGCGGACGCGGCCGCTCGGGCATCGCGAAAGTGGCGGGACGCGTATCGCCGCCAGGACCTCGACGATTTCTTTGAGAAGCACGACGAGCAGGAGATGCTGCCGATCATGGGCGACATCATCCGCGAGGACAGCGCGAGCAGATCGGCGGCCGCCGAACGTGACCTGGAGAGTGACTGCATCAGTGCCGTCGCCACGAACATCCAGGTGTTAGTCGTTCAGTCGACTCAGGTAGCAGTCGGGCGCAACGTGGTACCGATCCTGGGGGATACCCTCTCGCTAGCTGGTGAGTCGACAATTCGGAAGGCCTGGGATCGACTCGCTGATGCGGGCTCAGTTGATCCCCGCGACAAGAAGAAGGAATTGTGGAAGCAGTTCATCGTTAAGCGGTGA